In Arthrobacter sp. UKPF54-2, the following are encoded in one genomic region:
- a CDS encoding esterase family protein: protein MPQLLGLNVVDPALLGAFYGLSLLACLYLAVRRPLPPRWLLVAFAGLAGGALAGAITLFVCEAVVNVFGLPLEPDTRAWVISAFAGVGLAVVNLWRSRWWRKAAAVIAVLVFVSTAALAINAGYGLNPTLGAMLGLNQAQHLALPALNPKARQDNGGPLWQSWTPPAGMPATGRSGALSIPATASGFHARDAYLYLPPAALVADPPPLPIVIMMMGQPGGPEQNKSAVQELNALAQRNHGLAPLFLTIDQLGNPYQNPVCVDSDKGKVYTYVTTDVVNFIRTRLNVSSARVQWAVAGYSNGGECALSFGAKRPELFGSLLDISGELEPIDGSPDNTVKTIFGGSQAAFTAEKPATILKAHQYSDSLAIFTSGALDPVYGPQAAAAEGFAKAAGMTTRRFVGEGIGHRGDSVDYGLKTGLPLLYERFGLVPPRSS from the coding sequence ATGCCGCAGCTGCTCGGCCTGAACGTTGTAGATCCAGCCCTGCTTGGCGCCTTTTACGGGCTGTCGCTACTCGCCTGCCTCTACCTCGCGGTCCGGAGGCCGCTCCCGCCGCGCTGGTTGCTCGTGGCGTTTGCAGGGCTGGCGGGCGGGGCCCTCGCGGGTGCCATCACGCTCTTTGTCTGCGAAGCCGTGGTCAACGTGTTCGGACTGCCGCTGGAGCCCGATACCCGCGCCTGGGTTATCTCCGCCTTCGCCGGCGTCGGCCTCGCCGTGGTAAATCTCTGGCGTTCACGCTGGTGGCGGAAAGCGGCTGCCGTGATCGCAGTGCTGGTTTTCGTCTCGACGGCGGCCCTGGCAATCAATGCCGGCTACGGGCTGAACCCCACCCTGGGCGCCATGCTGGGGCTGAACCAGGCCCAGCACCTGGCCCTCCCTGCGCTCAATCCGAAGGCCCGGCAGGACAACGGTGGTCCACTGTGGCAGAGCTGGACTCCCCCGGCAGGGATGCCGGCCACCGGCAGGAGCGGAGCCTTATCGATCCCGGCAACCGCCTCGGGTTTCCACGCCCGGGACGCGTATCTGTACCTGCCCCCTGCGGCCCTGGTTGCCGATCCGCCGCCCCTGCCGATCGTCATCATGATGATGGGCCAGCCGGGAGGACCTGAACAAAACAAATCCGCCGTCCAGGAACTCAACGCCCTCGCCCAGCGCAACCACGGGTTGGCTCCGCTCTTTCTCACCATCGACCAGCTGGGCAATCCCTACCAGAATCCCGTCTGCGTGGACTCGGACAAAGGCAAGGTGTATACCTACGTCACCACCGACGTCGTCAATTTCATCCGAACCAGGCTCAATGTCTCGAGCGCCCGCGTCCAGTGGGCGGTGGCAGGCTACTCCAACGGCGGGGAGTGCGCCCTCTCGTTCGGGGCCAAGAGGCCGGAGCTCTTCGGGTCCCTGCTGGACATTTCCGGCGAACTCGAGCCAATCGACGGCTCGCCCGACAACACCGTGAAGACCATTTTTGGCGGAAGCCAGGCGGCCTTCACCGCCGAGAAGCCTGCCACCATCCTCAAGGCGCACCAGTACAGCGACTCGCTCGCCATCTTCACCAGCGGCGCTTTGGATCCGGTGTACGGGCCGCAGGCCGCCGCCGCCGAGGGGTTCGCTAAGGCCGCCGGCATGACAACCCGCCGGTTCGTCGGTGAAGGCATCGGCCACCGCGGCGACTCGGTGGATTACGGTCTCAAGACCGGGCTGCCATTGCTGTACGAGAGGTTCGGACTGGTGCCGCCGCGAAGTTCTTAA
- a CDS encoding bifunctional lysylphosphatidylglycerol flippase/synthetase MprF: MAATAHFWPDHWTAVLASALWARNLPGYVLGTALVLLVGVPVERQIGSLKLAIAATAAQVAGVLAATGVWEAPRLLMGSWARGLDATYFLGPSAMVYGSLLAATASMGPLWRRRIRLGLFGLLILLALYSGGFTDLIRLGAGAAGALLGPVLLGRKPRLRRPVSSRHEGRVLIALLVAVSAVGPVVAGLTPHAAGPLAVLRLIFTDIQPVDPQTLQSVCAIPAQHRECEAMLLQLRAGAGAIFMAIVPSFLLLLLAEGLRRGRRAAWLGAVLVQAALSVLALITMVGVLQSAGPNTVAGELVDASRVGGRTHPLTLVPPLLLPVLLFAVLLACQPMFPAVAPRGTYRRLAVRVVGLAGVLGGVYVLLGVALAPGFSPDPTLADLVADVPDRFLPLGFTVDLPPAFFPESTPAVLLYEGVGIAFWVISGGWVLTSFLRPAYSRNRADIDRARAILRAGRGSSISWMTTWPGNVYWFSSGGESFVAYRVIAGIALTLGGPVGPASGTSNAVEEFAAYCRSNGWNPCFYSVHTEVREAAAALGWDSVQVAQETVLPLAGLSFRGKQFQDIRTAMNNAAKAGISAEWVRYPSAPLAIQAQIQAISEEWVADRKMPEMGFTLGGVEELNDPEVRCLLAVDVRHHVHAVTSWLPVYRDGRVAGWTLDFMRGRSSGFRPGIEFLIASAALSFRDEGFEFISLSGAPLAHAPGEEQIRLRDAGPDETGRLERLLDRLGSALEPVYGFRSLLAFKGKFRPLYAPLYMAYPDSAALPGIASALTRAYLPELSVRERFRLARSVLRRGAKARGASGTS, encoded by the coding sequence GTGGCCGCGACGGCGCATTTCTGGCCGGACCACTGGACCGCCGTGCTGGCTTCCGCACTCTGGGCGCGGAACCTGCCGGGCTACGTTCTGGGAACAGCGCTCGTGCTGCTGGTCGGAGTCCCCGTCGAACGCCAGATCGGCAGCCTGAAGCTGGCGATCGCAGCCACTGCTGCCCAGGTTGCGGGCGTCCTCGCCGCCACTGGCGTCTGGGAGGCACCCAGGCTCCTGATGGGGAGCTGGGCCCGGGGCCTGGATGCAACCTACTTCCTGGGTCCGAGCGCCATGGTCTACGGCTCACTCCTGGCTGCGACGGCGTCCATGGGGCCGCTGTGGCGGCGCCGGATCCGGCTGGGGCTTTTCGGCCTGCTTATCCTGTTGGCGCTCTACAGCGGCGGGTTCACGGATCTGATCCGTCTTGGGGCTGGCGCGGCTGGCGCGTTGCTCGGCCCCGTGCTCCTGGGCCGCAAACCCCGGCTCCGGCGTCCGGTCAGCTCCCGGCACGAAGGGCGTGTGCTGATAGCACTGCTGGTGGCGGTCTCGGCGGTGGGGCCGGTGGTTGCCGGTCTGACCCCGCACGCGGCGGGTCCCCTCGCTGTACTGCGCTTGATTTTTACCGATATCCAGCCGGTGGACCCCCAGACGTTGCAGAGCGTGTGTGCGATCCCCGCCCAGCACCGGGAGTGCGAGGCCATGCTCCTGCAGCTGCGGGCCGGGGCAGGGGCCATCTTCATGGCGATTGTGCCGTCGTTCTTGTTGCTGTTGCTGGCTGAAGGGCTGCGCCGGGGGCGTCGTGCTGCCTGGTTGGGTGCCGTGTTGGTCCAGGCCGCCTTGTCGGTCCTGGCGCTCATTACGATGGTCGGGGTCCTGCAGTCAGCCGGTCCCAACACGGTCGCCGGGGAGTTGGTCGACGCCAGCCGGGTGGGTGGCCGGACCCATCCGCTGACCCTGGTGCCCCCGCTGCTCCTGCCGGTCCTTCTTTTCGCGGTGCTGTTGGCGTGCCAGCCGATGTTCCCGGCCGTTGCGCCCCGCGGGACGTACCGGCGACTGGCGGTGCGGGTTGTCGGCCTGGCGGGGGTTCTTGGTGGTGTCTACGTCCTGCTCGGAGTGGCGCTGGCACCGGGATTCAGCCCCGACCCCACACTCGCGGACCTGGTGGCGGACGTCCCGGACAGATTTCTTCCGCTGGGGTTTACCGTGGACTTGCCGCCGGCGTTTTTCCCCGAAAGCACCCCGGCCGTGTTGCTCTATGAGGGGGTCGGGATCGCCTTCTGGGTCATCAGCGGGGGGTGGGTGCTGACGTCGTTCCTGCGCCCGGCCTACAGCCGCAACAGAGCCGATATTGACCGGGCGCGGGCCATCCTCCGGGCCGGCCGGGGAAGCTCCATCTCGTGGATGACGACGTGGCCCGGAAATGTGTACTGGTTTTCCAGCGGCGGCGAGAGCTTTGTCGCCTACCGCGTCATCGCCGGCATCGCGCTGACCCTTGGCGGTCCGGTCGGGCCGGCGTCCGGCACCAGCAATGCGGTGGAAGAATTCGCCGCGTACTGCAGGTCCAACGGATGGAATCCGTGCTTCTACTCCGTGCACACCGAGGTCCGTGAGGCCGCGGCCGCTCTGGGGTGGGATTCGGTGCAGGTCGCCCAGGAGACCGTTCTTCCGCTGGCGGGCCTGTCCTTCCGCGGCAAGCAATTCCAGGATATCCGGACGGCAATGAACAACGCCGCGAAGGCAGGCATCAGCGCCGAGTGGGTGCGGTATCCGTCCGCGCCGCTGGCAATCCAGGCACAGATCCAGGCCATCTCCGAGGAATGGGTAGCCGACCGGAAGATGCCAGAGATGGGCTTCACCCTTGGAGGTGTCGAGGAGCTGAACGACCCCGAGGTCCGCTGCCTTCTCGCCGTCGACGTCCGGCACCACGTTCACGCGGTCACGTCATGGCTGCCGGTCTACCGGGACGGACGGGTGGCGGGATGGACGTTGGACTTCATGCGCGGCCGAAGCTCAGGATTCCGGCCGGGCATCGAGTTCCTCATCGCCTCCGCTGCGCTGAGCTTCCGGGACGAGGGCTTCGAATTCATCAGCCTCTCCGGGGCACCCCTGGCGCATGCCCCCGGGGAGGAACAAATCCGGCTCCGCGACGCCGGACCGGACGAAACCGGACGGCTTGAGCGCCTGCTTGACCGCCTGGGGTCGGCATTGGAGCCCGTCTACGGCTTCCGGTCCCTCCTGGCGTTCAAGGGCAAGTTCCGTCCGCTGTACGCCCCGCTGTACATGGCCTATCCGGACTCCGCGGCGCTCCCGGGCATTGCCAGCGCTCTGACCCGCGCATACCTGCCCGAACTCTCGGTCCGGGAGCGTTTCCGGCTGGCCCGCAGCGTCCTGCGCCGCGGCGCCAAAGCCCGCGGCGCGTCCGGCACTTCCTAG
- a CDS encoding alkaline phosphatase family protein, whose protein sequence is MNPTTTTPARREPRSRRRPLKRIASAALLILAAATLSYGPASATAGTPAQATTAVPAASTPGKGYLPGAKHVFVINLENKGYDETWGPKSAAPYLSQTLRSQGVLLNQYFGTAHNSQPNYVAQISGQGPNPQMQADCQSYTPFVGSGTASPGQAVGDGCVFPASVPTVAGQLKDAGKTWKGYMEDMGTPCRHPALGAVDDTQKAKVGDQYAARHNPFVYFAGITGSPDCAKNDVDLSALKTDLASTATTPNLSMITPNLCHDGHDSPCVDGQPGGLASADAWLKQWVPAITSSPAFKQDGVLVITFDESDGPQSDASACCGEGPGPNSPLPGITGMGGGRVGALVLSPFTKGGTWSTTPYNHYSLLASIEDTFGLPYLGYAGTPGLNRFGLDVYNAGV, encoded by the coding sequence GTGAACCCCACCACAACCACACCCGCACGCCGCGAACCGCGCAGCAGGCGCCGCCCCCTGAAGCGGATCGCCTCCGCGGCACTGCTCATCCTGGCCGCCGCGACGCTCAGCTACGGCCCCGCGTCGGCCACGGCGGGCACACCGGCACAGGCGACCACCGCCGTCCCGGCCGCCAGTACCCCCGGGAAGGGCTACCTGCCCGGGGCAAAACATGTCTTTGTGATCAACCTTGAGAACAAGGGCTATGACGAGACTTGGGGCCCGAAATCCGCCGCGCCCTATCTCTCCCAGACGCTGCGCAGCCAGGGCGTGCTGCTGAACCAGTACTTCGGCACCGCGCATAACTCCCAGCCCAACTACGTGGCGCAGATTTCCGGCCAGGGTCCGAACCCCCAGATGCAGGCAGACTGCCAGAGCTACACCCCGTTCGTCGGCAGCGGCACCGCCAGCCCCGGCCAGGCTGTCGGGGACGGCTGCGTCTTCCCGGCCAGTGTCCCCACCGTCGCGGGGCAGCTCAAGGACGCCGGGAAGACCTGGAAAGGCTACATGGAGGACATGGGAACCCCGTGCCGGCACCCCGCGCTCGGCGCCGTCGACGACACCCAGAAAGCCAAGGTCGGCGACCAGTACGCGGCGCGGCACAACCCGTTTGTGTACTTCGCCGGCATCACCGGATCTCCGGACTGCGCCAAGAACGACGTCGACCTGTCCGCCCTGAAGACGGATCTCGCCTCAACCGCCACGACGCCAAACCTGTCGATGATCACGCCGAATCTCTGCCATGACGGACACGATTCCCCGTGTGTCGACGGGCAGCCGGGCGGCCTGGCCAGCGCCGACGCCTGGCTCAAACAGTGGGTTCCGGCCATCACCTCCTCCCCCGCCTTCAAGCAGGACGGGGTCTTGGTCATCACCTTCGACGAGTCCGACGGGCCGCAGAGCGACGCCAGTGCATGCTGCGGCGAAGGCCCGGGACCGAATTCGCCGCTGCCGGGCATCACCGGCATGGGCGGCGGCCGCGTCGGTGCGCTGGTCCTCTCGCCCTTCACCAAGGGGGGCACCTGGTCCACCACCCCGTACAACCACTACAGCCTGCTGGCCAGCATCGAGGACACTTTCGGCCTGCCCTACCTCGGGTACGCCGGGACGCCGGGGCTGAACCGCTTCGGCCTCGACGTCTACAACGCCGGGGTCTAG
- a CDS encoding alkaline phosphatase family protein, protein MNVSRRNFLGVAGTAAATALATGGTLRAATAATPVMPAPAASGIEHIIVVMMENRSFDHFLGWMPGANGKQAGLSYIDRYGIPHSNHHLTDFQGCGHPDPDHSYEGGRIQYNNGKNNGWLRAGENDEFAVGYYDAADLDFWRQAGPDWTVCDQYFAATMAETYPNRFYQHAAATDRIHNSTVTSTLPTIWDRLAAAGVSGKYYYGDIPFTALWGTKYLGISHHYSEFLSDASAGTLPAVSFVDPRFTDEGSGTSGDDHPHADIRSGETFLAEVYNAVTSGPGWANTLLVVNYDEWGGFYDHVAPTTAPDTSADTALRGFRVPSLVVSPRARRRYVAHNVYDHTSVLKAIEWRWNLPPLTPRDKAARNIAEVLDFGAPANLNAPKYLVPPFVAGPACTPVGPPPAEEWSGLKQKALADGWKLP, encoded by the coding sequence GTGAACGTTTCAAGACGCAACTTCTTGGGTGTGGCTGGGACAGCAGCCGCCACGGCCCTGGCCACCGGCGGCACACTCCGTGCGGCTACGGCCGCCACGCCCGTGATGCCGGCGCCCGCGGCCTCCGGCATCGAGCACATCATCGTCGTGATGATGGAGAACCGCTCCTTCGACCACTTCCTCGGCTGGATGCCGGGGGCCAACGGGAAACAGGCCGGGCTGAGCTACATTGACCGCTACGGCATTCCGCACTCGAACCACCACCTGACCGATTTCCAGGGCTGCGGCCACCCGGACCCGGACCACTCCTACGAGGGCGGCCGGATCCAGTACAACAACGGCAAGAACAACGGCTGGCTCCGGGCCGGTGAGAACGACGAGTTCGCCGTCGGGTACTACGACGCCGCCGACCTCGACTTCTGGCGGCAGGCCGGCCCTGACTGGACGGTCTGCGACCAGTACTTTGCGGCGACCATGGCCGAAACGTACCCCAACCGGTTCTACCAGCACGCCGCCGCGACCGACCGGATCCACAACTCCACGGTAACGAGCACCTTGCCGACGATCTGGGACAGGCTGGCCGCCGCCGGCGTCTCCGGCAAGTACTACTACGGCGACATCCCCTTCACCGCGCTCTGGGGCACCAAGTACCTCGGCATCTCGCACCACTACTCCGAGTTCCTTTCCGACGCCAGTGCCGGAACCCTGCCCGCTGTGTCGTTCGTGGATCCGCGGTTTACCGACGAGGGCTCCGGCACCTCCGGCGACGACCACCCGCACGCCGACATCCGCTCCGGCGAGACGTTCCTCGCCGAGGTCTACAATGCCGTTACCTCCGGTCCGGGCTGGGCCAACACCCTGCTCGTGGTCAACTACGACGAATGGGGCGGCTTCTACGACCACGTCGCGCCCACGACGGCTCCGGACACCAGCGCGGACACCGCGCTGCGCGGCTTCCGGGTTCCCTCCCTGGTGGTCTCGCCCCGCGCCCGGCGCCGGTACGTCGCCCACAATGTCTACGATCACACCTCGGTGCTCAAGGCCATCGAATGGCGCTGGAACCTGCCGCCGCTGACCCCGAGGGACAAGGCCGCCCGCAACATCGCCGAGGTCCTGGACTTCGGAGCCCCGGCCAACCTAAACGCCCCCAAGTACCTCGTCCCGCCGTTCGTGGCCGGCCCCGCCTGCACTCCCGTGGGGCCGCCGCCCGCCGAAGAATGGTCCGGACTGAAACAGAAAGCACTCGCCGACGGATGGAAGCTCCCGTGA
- a CDS encoding endonuclease/exonuclease/phosphatase family protein, with protein sequence MRVISYNLRKHKASGELEALAEGFNIDALCLQECDTDDLPESIGDLHLADATRGNRLGLAIYYRKDRFTAYETKTFALKKSLHDRVLAPAHERLIGTRVVDNETDHDLVIASFHAAPLTASNSLRRNQIHAAHAELLSMGGGLMTLMVGDFNYPFFTKYLTEQMKDAGYELSLSDRRTYTRYKVFKGHFDFATSQGLMIENVETLPRGASDHLPILITAEYGQNAPGAAAG encoded by the coding sequence ATCCGCGTTATCAGCTACAACCTCCGCAAACACAAAGCCAGCGGCGAACTGGAGGCCCTGGCCGAGGGTTTCAATATCGATGCGCTCTGCCTCCAGGAATGCGACACCGATGACCTGCCCGAGAGCATCGGCGACCTCCACCTCGCCGATGCGACGCGGGGCAACCGGCTCGGCCTGGCGATCTACTACCGCAAGGACCGTTTCACCGCGTACGAGACGAAGACTTTCGCGCTGAAGAAGTCACTGCACGACCGGGTCCTTGCACCGGCCCACGAGCGCCTGATCGGCACCCGGGTGGTCGACAACGAAACAGATCACGACCTCGTTATCGCATCCTTCCACGCCGCGCCGCTCACGGCGTCGAACTCCCTGCGGCGGAACCAGATCCACGCCGCCCACGCGGAACTGCTGAGCATGGGCGGGGGGCTGATGACCTTGATGGTGGGCGACTTCAATTACCCGTTCTTCACGAAGTACCTCACCGAGCAGATGAAGGACGCCGGCTACGAGCTCTCCCTCAGCGACCGGCGAACCTACACCCGCTACAAGGTGTTCAAGGGCCACTTCGACTTCGCCACCTCGCAGGGCCTCATGATCGAAAACGTCGAAACCCTCCCGCGCGGAGCCTCCGACCACCTCCCGATCCTCATCACCGCCGAATACGGCCAGAACGCGCCCGGAGCTGCCGCGGGCTAA
- a CDS encoding thioesterase family protein, translating into MTAELPVLAEGDFYYEALGDGRFRSTIHAQGAWNEHEQHMAPASGILADALARHEPREDMRMARISYEILGLIPGGDFEVTTTTLRPGRTIELLQAELVAGGRVAIRATAWRMITSDTAAVAAFEDPRIPAPEDCEPYDAATVWPGGYIASLTMRIAEGHRAGSGTVWLHTDYPLTDRADSSDLARLVGLVDTANGIAARVPPGKGSYAFPNLDLQIHMYRRPEGEWLGLDNEVSFGTDGIGLTSTVLHDLQGPFGRAEQILTLRKS; encoded by the coding sequence TTGACTGCTGAACTACCGGTGCTGGCCGAGGGCGATTTCTATTACGAGGCGCTCGGGGACGGGCGGTTCCGCTCCACCATCCACGCCCAGGGCGCCTGGAATGAGCACGAACAGCACATGGCGCCGGCGTCCGGCATCTTGGCCGACGCCCTGGCCCGGCACGAGCCGCGGGAGGACATGCGGATGGCCCGGATCAGCTACGAGATCCTGGGCCTGATCCCGGGCGGCGACTTCGAGGTCACCACCACCACCCTGCGCCCCGGCCGGACGATCGAGCTGCTGCAGGCCGAGCTCGTGGCCGGCGGCCGCGTGGCCATCCGGGCGACCGCCTGGCGCATGATCACCTCCGACACGGCCGCCGTCGCCGCCTTCGAAGACCCGCGGATCCCTGCGCCCGAGGACTGCGAACCGTACGACGCCGCCACGGTCTGGCCCGGCGGCTACATCGCCTCGCTGACGATGCGCATCGCCGAGGGTCACCGGGCAGGGTCCGGCACGGTCTGGCTGCACACCGACTACCCGCTCACGGACCGGGCCGACAGCAGCGACCTGGCCCGGCTGGTGGGCCTGGTGGACACGGCCAACGGGATCGCGGCGCGGGTTCCGCCGGGCAAGGGCAGCTACGCCTTCCCCAACCTGGACCTGCAGATCCACATGTACCGCCGTCCCGAGGGGGAATGGCTGGGCCTGGACAACGAGGTGTCCTTCGGCACTGACGGCATCGGCCTGACCTCCACCGTGCTGCATGACCTGCAGGGACCCTTCGGACGCGCCGAGCAGATCCTGACGCTGCGGAAAAGCTGA
- a CDS encoding DUF2177 family protein produces MLILQFLVVAAAFAVIDAVWLKSMNKFYRRHLGHLMADKPHLGYAVVFYVLYIAGIVFFALRPALNGGSWLTALGYGAALGAFAYATYDLTNAATLKKWPLAIVVADIAWGAFLTGLATVVGWLVFH; encoded by the coding sequence ATGCTCATTCTGCAATTCCTGGTGGTGGCCGCCGCGTTCGCCGTCATCGACGCCGTCTGGCTCAAGTCGATGAACAAGTTCTACCGCCGGCACCTCGGACACCTGATGGCGGACAAGCCCCATCTAGGGTACGCCGTGGTGTTCTACGTGCTCTACATCGCCGGAATTGTCTTCTTCGCCCTCCGGCCGGCGCTCAACGGCGGCAGCTGGCTCACGGCCCTGGGCTACGGCGCCGCGCTGGGTGCGTTCGCCTACGCCACCTACGACCTCACCAACGCCGCGACCCTGAAGAAGTGGCCGCTGGCGATCGTCGTCGCGGACATCGCGTGGGGCGCTTTCCTGACCGGCCTCGCCACTGTCGTCGGCTGGCTCGTCTTCCACTAG
- a CDS encoding lipoyl protein ligase domain-containing protein has product MEQAAAGPRTLTVFRQEHSLGAAADLDFALDLLQRVKTGAAGPLLRLYRPAPTVAFGQRDTHLPGFEAAAQACRELGFEPLVRKAGGRAAAYHEGTLVIDHLEPHADAIAGAKGRFSFFGELLAQGLRDAGVDAAVGEIPGEYCPGEFSVHGQDPAVPGHQVKLIGTAQRVVSGGWLFSSVIIVEHSAPIRAVLEASYAALGLDWDPTTAGAVNDLVPHLDVDAIEAAVLSAYARYAALDYGDFGSLRC; this is encoded by the coding sequence ATGGAGCAGGCCGCGGCCGGACCCCGGACCCTGACGGTGTTCCGGCAGGAGCATTCGCTCGGCGCCGCGGCGGACCTGGACTTCGCGCTGGACCTGCTGCAGCGGGTGAAGACGGGCGCGGCCGGTCCCCTGCTGCGGCTCTACCGGCCTGCGCCCACGGTCGCGTTCGGCCAGCGGGACACCCATCTGCCGGGCTTCGAGGCCGCGGCGCAGGCCTGCCGCGAGCTCGGGTTTGAACCCCTGGTCCGGAAAGCCGGCGGCCGGGCAGCCGCCTACCACGAGGGCACGCTGGTGATCGACCACCTGGAGCCGCATGCCGACGCGATCGCCGGCGCGAAGGGGCGCTTTTCGTTTTTCGGCGAACTGCTGGCACAGGGACTGCGCGACGCCGGGGTGGACGCCGCCGTCGGGGAGATCCCGGGCGAGTACTGCCCCGGGGAGTTCAGTGTCCACGGGCAGGATCCTGCGGTGCCGGGGCATCAGGTCAAGCTCATCGGCACCGCCCAGCGGGTGGTCTCCGGCGGCTGGCTGTTCAGCTCGGTGATCATCGTGGAACACTCCGCGCCCATCCGGGCCGTGCTCGAGGCCAGCTACGCCGCCCTGGGCCTGGACTGGGACCCGACGACGGCGGGGGCAGTCAACGACCTGGTCCCGCACCTGGACGTGGACGCCATCGAGGCCGCAGTGCTGAGCGCCTACGCCCGGTACGCGGCCCTGGATTACGGCGACTTCGGGAGCCTCCGATGCTAA
- a CDS encoding DinB family protein, translating to MSTFPSMDPGIFAPDLRTQFEAFLDEHRAALHGCLDGLSEQEARASLVPSRTTLLGLVKHATFVEQVWFDEAITRRSRQEIGIPATPDESFILDDGDTVAGVQAAYRRACGDSRGRTASLGLDDLVTGNRRGPLPLRWVYLHMLRELAQHCGHADILREQLLAARAPG from the coding sequence ATGAGCACTTTCCCCAGCATGGATCCCGGCATCTTCGCGCCGGACCTGAGGACGCAGTTCGAGGCCTTTCTCGACGAGCACCGGGCTGCCCTGCACGGCTGCCTGGACGGGCTCAGCGAGCAGGAGGCCCGGGCGTCCCTCGTCCCCTCGCGGACAACGCTGCTGGGACTGGTCAAACACGCAACGTTCGTGGAACAGGTCTGGTTCGACGAAGCCATCACACGCCGGAGCCGCCAGGAGATCGGGATTCCGGCCACCCCGGACGAGTCCTTCATCCTGGACGACGGCGACACGGTTGCCGGCGTCCAGGCCGCCTACCGCCGGGCCTGCGGGGACTCACGCGGCCGGACCGCATCTTTGGGGCTCGACGACCTGGTCACCGGCAACCGCCGCGGGCCGCTGCCCTTGAGGTGGGTCTATCTGCACATGCTGCGGGAACTCGCCCAGCACTGCGGGCACGCCGACATCCTGCGTGAACAGCTCCTCGCCGCGCGCGCCCCGGGCTGA
- the lipA gene encoding lipoyl synthase, protein MTLAPEGRKMLRIEQRNAATPVERKPEWIKAKVQMGPEFVQLKNLVKKEGLHTVCEEAGCPNIFECWEDKEATFLIGGSECTRRCDFCQIDTGKPSPVDMFEPTKVARSVQAMQLRYATVTGVARDDLADEGVWLYAETVRKIHELNPGTGVELLIPDFSGKPEHIAAICDSKPEVFAHNVETVPRIFKRIRPAFRYERSLDVITQGRNLGMVTKSNLILGMGETREEISEALRDLHEAGCDLITITQYLRPSERHLPVDRWVKPQEFVDLQNEADEIGFLGVMSGPLVRSSYRAGRLWATAMRKKGWEIPAELAHIESSGSTRQEASSLLAAHS, encoded by the coding sequence ATGACACTGGCACCAGAAGGCCGGAAGATGCTGCGCATTGAGCAGCGTAATGCGGCCACCCCGGTGGAGCGGAAGCCCGAATGGATTAAGGCCAAGGTCCAGATGGGCCCGGAGTTCGTCCAGCTCAAGAACCTGGTCAAGAAGGAAGGCCTGCACACCGTGTGTGAGGAGGCCGGCTGCCCCAACATCTTCGAATGCTGGGAAGACAAGGAAGCGACGTTCCTGATCGGCGGCTCCGAGTGCACCCGGCGCTGCGACTTCTGCCAGATCGACACCGGCAAACCCTCCCCGGTGGACATGTTCGAACCCACCAAGGTGGCCCGCTCGGTCCAGGCGATGCAGCTGCGCTACGCCACCGTCACCGGGGTGGCCCGCGACGACCTCGCCGACGAGGGCGTCTGGCTCTACGCCGAAACCGTCCGCAAGATCCACGAACTGAACCCCGGCACCGGCGTCGAGCTGCTGATCCCGGACTTCTCCGGCAAACCCGAACACATCGCGGCGATCTGCGACTCCAAACCCGAAGTCTTCGCGCACAACGTCGAGACCGTGCCGCGGATCTTCAAGCGCATCCGCCCCGCGTTCCGCTACGAACGCTCCCTGGACGTCATCACCCAGGGCCGCAACCTCGGCATGGTCACCAAGTCCAACCTGATCCTGGGCATGGGCGAGACCCGCGAGGAAATCTCCGAAGCCCTGCGCGACCTGCACGAGGCCGGCTGCGACCTGATCACCATCACCCAGTACCTGCGCCCGAGTGAACGCCACCTCCCGGTGGACCGCTGGGTCAAGCCGCAGGAATTCGTCGACCTGCAAAACGAGGCCGACGAGATCGGCTTCCTCGGCGTCATGTCCGGGCCCCTGGTGCGTTCCTCCTACCGCGCCGGCCGGCTCTGGGCCACCGCCATGCGCAAAAAGGGCTGGGAGATCCCGGCCGAACTCGCGCACATCGAAAGCTCCGGCAGCACCCGCCAGGAAGCCAGCTCACTCCTCGCGGCGCACTCCTGA